The following proteins are encoded in a genomic region of Azotosporobacter soli:
- a CDS encoding ABC transporter permease has protein sequence MALKDSAQSNIIRKMGPLLGLVLLSGAMALLSDRFLDVNNLLNVARQVSINAIISVGMTMVILTGGIDLSVGSTVALAGSVTAGLLTAGQGMSTAILAGLVIGVVLGCFNGFLITRANVPPFIATLGTMTAARGFTLVYTDGRPITGMDDAFRFLGGGYIAGIPVPVVLMIIVFAAAYVVLRQTKFGRYVYAIGGNEEAARLSGIHTKKILLSVYSIAGLLAGFSGIIMASRLNSAQPTAGVSFELDAIAAVVLGGTSLSGGMGTIGGTLIGALIIGILDNGLNLLNVSSFYQQVAKGAVILLAVIVDNRRKKGA, from the coding sequence GTGGCTTTAAAAGACAGTGCACAATCGAACATCATACGAAAAATGGGGCCGCTTTTGGGTCTGGTCCTACTGAGCGGCGCCATGGCACTCCTGTCGGATCGCTTTCTGGATGTCAACAATCTGCTGAACGTGGCGCGCCAAGTCTCCATTAACGCAATTATCAGCGTCGGGATGACGATGGTGATTTTGACCGGCGGCATCGATTTGTCGGTCGGTTCGACGGTGGCTTTGGCAGGCAGCGTCACGGCAGGACTTCTTACTGCGGGACAGGGGATGTCGACCGCGATTCTGGCCGGTTTAGTTATCGGCGTGGTGCTTGGCTGCTTCAATGGCTTTTTAATTACGCGGGCCAATGTGCCGCCGTTCATCGCCACCTTGGGCACGATGACGGCAGCGCGCGGCTTCACGCTGGTCTATACGGACGGACGGCCGATCACCGGCATGGACGATGCGTTTCGCTTCCTGGGCGGCGGTTATATTGCAGGGATCCCGGTGCCGGTCGTTTTAATGATCATCGTTTTTGCCGCAGCGTATGTCGTGCTGCGCCAGACGAAGTTCGGCCGCTATGTCTACGCGATCGGCGGCAATGAAGAAGCGGCGCGTTTGTCCGGGATTCATACGAAAAAAATACTGCTTTCCGTATATAGCATCGCTGGACTGTTGGCCGGCTTCAGCGGCATTATCATGGCTTCGCGTCTGAATTCGGCGCAACCGACCGCGGGCGTCAGCTTTGAACTCGATGCGATCGCTGCGGTCGTGCTGGGCGGCACCAGCCTGTCCGGCGGCATGGGAACCATTGGAGGAACCTTAATCGGGGCATTGATCATCGGTATTTTGGATAACGGTTTGAATCTGCTCAATGTCTCTTCCTTTTATCAGCAGGTGGCCAAAGGGGCCGTTATCCTGCTGGCTGTGATTGTCGATAACCGACGCAAAAAAGGAGCGTGA
- a CDS encoding sugar ABC transporter ATP-binding protein encodes MNEIPLLHMRGITKSFPGVKALQSVEFRLERGEIHALLGENGAGKSTLMKILSGVYQKDEGEILLNGQAVSIADPRQAMAQGISIIHQEMNLVPELTVMENIYLGAEPTRLFGFVDWRKMETAASKVLAQLGSDIKPDAVVSSLSIGQQQMVEIAKALSVDTKILIMDEPTAALTERETERLFEIVRKLAADGVGIVYISHRMEELFALSQRITVMRDGMYIATVETAAVSFDELIRLMVGRDVTQRFPKQTAQLGEEVLRVEKLNRPGLLENISLSVRAGEVVGVAGLMGAGRTEMARAIFGADPLASGDVFVSGKKQSITDPADAIRAGIGLITEDRKNQGLVLNLSVGENMALASLDERCSAGFVRQREENDAVRENIEKLKIRTPGAAQLVKNLSGGNQQKVVIAKWLLTKPKVLIMDEPTRGVDVGAKAEIYHIMNMLTAAGVGILMISSELPEVLGMSDRVMVMHRGRLAGELSLAEATQEKIMAFAAGGE; translated from the coding sequence GTGAATGAGATACCGTTATTACATATGCGGGGAATCACAAAATCCTTTCCCGGCGTAAAAGCGCTGCAAAGCGTCGAGTTCAGATTAGAGCGCGGTGAGATTCATGCGCTGCTTGGCGAAAACGGCGCAGGAAAATCGACGTTGATGAAAATACTCAGCGGCGTCTACCAAAAAGATGAGGGCGAAATCCTGCTGAACGGGCAGGCTGTATCGATCGCCGATCCGCGCCAGGCGATGGCGCAGGGCATCAGCATCATTCATCAGGAGATGAACTTGGTGCCGGAACTGACCGTGATGGAAAACATTTATCTCGGTGCGGAACCGACACGATTGTTCGGTTTCGTTGACTGGCGGAAAATGGAGACGGCGGCAAGCAAAGTGCTGGCGCAGCTCGGTTCCGATATCAAACCGGATGCGGTCGTTTCGAGTCTTAGCATCGGGCAGCAGCAAATGGTCGAGATTGCGAAGGCGCTCTCGGTTGATACGAAAATTTTAATCATGGACGAACCGACGGCGGCGCTGACGGAACGCGAGACGGAGCGCTTGTTCGAGATCGTACGCAAGCTGGCGGCGGACGGCGTCGGCATTGTCTACATCTCGCACCGGATGGAAGAACTGTTTGCGCTCAGCCAGCGCATCACGGTGATGCGTGACGGTATGTATATCGCAACGGTCGAGACGGCTGCGGTATCGTTTGACGAATTGATCCGCCTGATGGTCGGTCGTGACGTGACGCAGCGTTTTCCAAAACAAACGGCGCAGTTGGGCGAGGAAGTCTTGCGCGTGGAAAAATTGAATCGTCCTGGTTTGCTGGAGAATATCTCCCTTTCGGTCCGCGCGGGCGAAGTGGTCGGCGTGGCGGGACTGATGGGCGCAGGCCGGACGGAAATGGCCCGGGCTATCTTTGGCGCCGATCCGCTGGCAAGCGGCGACGTATTCGTCAGCGGTAAAAAACAGTCGATTACGGACCCGGCCGATGCGATTCGCGCCGGAATCGGCCTGATCACTGAGGACCGCAAGAACCAGGGTTTGGTGCTGAACTTGTCGGTCGGCGAAAACATGGCGCTCGCATCGCTCGACGAACGCTGCAGCGCAGGCTTTGTCAGACAGCGTGAGGAAAACGATGCGGTGCGTGAGAATATTGAAAAGCTTAAGATCCGCACGCCGGGTGCGGCGCAACTCGTTAAGAATCTGAGCGGCGGCAACCAGCAAAAAGTGGTCATTGCCAAATGGCTTTTGACGAAGCCGAAGGTGCTGATCATGGACGAACCGACGCGCGGCGTCGATGTCGGCGCGAAGGCCGAGATTTATCACATCATGAACATGCTGACCGCAGCGGGCGTCGGAATCTTGATGATCTCATCCGAGCTGCCGGAAGTGTTGGGCATGAGTGACCGGGTAATGGTAATGCATCGCGGGCGTCTTGCTGGAGAATTGTCTCTGGCGGAGGCCACGCAGGAAAAAATCATGGCTTTTGCGGCAGGAGGAGAATAG
- the rbsD gene encoding D-ribose pyranase, which yields MKKQGVLNQPISQVIAGMGHGDMLVIGDCGLPIPPGVQRIDLALTAGVPGFMQTLTTILEELQVEEAIIAQEMKEVSPAMEEAVVRQMGTTPLGRMSHEEFKEMTKRAVAVVRTGECTPYANIILKSGVVF from the coding sequence ATGAAAAAGCAAGGCGTGCTGAATCAACCGATCAGTCAGGTGATTGCCGGAATGGGGCATGGCGATATGCTGGTCATCGGCGACTGCGGTCTGCCGATTCCGCCCGGCGTGCAGCGCATCGATCTGGCGCTTACCGCAGGCGTACCCGGATTCATGCAGACGTTGACGACCATCTTAGAGGAACTGCAGGTTGAAGAAGCGATCATTGCCCAGGAAATGAAAGAAGTCAGTCCGGCGATGGAAGAGGCGGTCGTACGGCAAATGGGGACGACGCCGCTTGGCCGGATGAGCCACGAAGAGTTCAAGGAAATGACGAAGCGGGCGGTGGCAGTGGTGCGGACCGGTGAATGCACCCCTTATGCCAATATCATCTTGAAATCCGGTGTGGTGTTCTGA